In Cytophagales bacterium, the following are encoded in one genomic region:
- a CDS encoding VanZ family protein — MKYLRFNIDWNKQHRFTTAQLICAGYLMFLCMVIALKNMNMGNSVFGLLHGIPHIDKAGHFFLYGLLTYLLSFALKHRSFQLMTIRIPLAPVIMLIATFMEECSQISQEFRTFSLLDMLANAMGIVCFSILAIPFTRKRHQKVDL; from the coding sequence ATGAAATACTTGCGATTCAATATTGATTGGAACAAGCAGCACCGGTTTACGACCGCTCAATTGATCTGCGCTGGCTATCTCATGTTTTTGTGCATGGTCATCGCATTAAAAAACATGAATATGGGAAATTCCGTATTTGGCCTGCTCCACGGCATCCCACATATCGATAAAGCCGGGCATTTCTTCCTCTATGGTTTGCTGACTTATCTGTTGAGTTTTGCCCTGAAACACAGGTCGTTCCAACTAATGACCATTCGTATTCCGTTAGCACCGGTTATTATGCTCATCGCGACCTTTATGGAGGAATGTTCACAAATCTCACAAGAATTCAGAACGTTTAGCCTACTTGACATGTTAGCTAATGCAATGGGTATTGTGTGTTTCAGTATCCTGGCTATTCCATTTACCCGAAAAAGACATCAAAAAGTTGATTTGTGA
- the creD gene encoding cell envelope integrity protein CreD, translating to MNNQNMITQAFSKVTHSVSAKLATIAFLVLLLLIPGSMIQSLIREREYMNETASEEVRSLWANEQTVNGPILSVPLTYEYKDSQGNINQFSEYWHLLPEKLKVNGTVDPQSLRRGIYEIVVYESDLQVEGQFQLGTEPTDKDLTEIQWEDAMLTLGISDLRGVKDELQVSINGEVYACEPGSLIPELAPSGVTIPFPIETTTDLMDFRFKLSLQGSKNLSFTPIGNTTEVQLSSSWTSPSFNGNFLPDSRELSTDGFSANWKVLQLNRNFPSQWIGTKHHLAVQRTAFGLDLILPLDDYQKSMRSAKYAAMTIALTFLIFFLIEILNKTRIHPFQYTLVGLALCLFYVLLVSISEHTSFNLAYGLSTLAITAMVTLYAMSIFKKLKTVILLSVVLIAVYGFVFVTLQMTDFALVLGSIGLTITLAATMYYTRNINWYATKENVAELS from the coding sequence CATCGCATTTCTCGTTTTACTGCTATTGATACCCGGAAGTATGATCCAGTCACTCATTCGCGAACGAGAATACATGAATGAAACTGCTTCTGAAGAGGTAAGGTCGCTCTGGGCCAACGAGCAGACGGTTAATGGCCCCATTCTTTCCGTGCCGCTCACTTACGAATACAAAGACAGCCAGGGCAATATCAATCAATTCTCTGAATACTGGCATTTACTGCCCGAAAAGCTAAAAGTGAACGGAACAGTCGACCCACAATCCTTGCGCCGCGGCATTTATGAAATCGTAGTTTATGAATCTGATTTACAGGTAGAAGGACAGTTTCAATTAGGTACTGAACCTACAGACAAAGACCTCACTGAAATACAATGGGAAGATGCCATGCTGACTCTGGGCATTTCCGATCTACGAGGGGTTAAGGATGAATTGCAAGTATCTATCAATGGTGAGGTCTATGCATGTGAACCAGGTAGCCTTATCCCGGAGTTGGCACCTTCAGGAGTAACCATACCCTTCCCTATTGAAACCACCACCGATCTGATGGATTTCCGATTCAAACTGTCACTTCAGGGAAGCAAAAACCTTTCCTTTACTCCGATAGGCAACACAACAGAGGTGCAGCTCAGTTCTTCCTGGACCAGTCCAAGTTTCAATGGCAACTTCCTCCCCGATTCCAGGGAATTGTCCACCGATGGATTCTCCGCCAACTGGAAGGTACTTCAACTGAATAGAAATTTCCCAAGTCAATGGATTGGAACGAAACATCATCTGGCTGTGCAACGGACTGCTTTCGGACTGGATCTCATCTTACCGCTGGATGATTACCAGAAATCGATGCGGTCTGCCAAATACGCAGCGATGACGATCGCACTCACGTTTCTGATCTTTTTCCTGATTGAAATTTTGAATAAAACCCGAATCCATCCTTTTCAATACACCCTGGTCGGGCTGGCCTTGTGTCTATTCTACGTATTACTGGTTTCTATTTCCGAACATACATCATTCAATCTGGCTTATGGATTAAGTACATTGGCCATTACTGCGATGGTTACTTTATATGCCATGAGCATCTTCAAAAAATTGAAAACTGTTATCCTTTTGAGCGTTGTACTCATAGCGGTTTACGGGTTTGTTTTCGTGACTTTACAAATGACAGATTTTGCTTTGGTGTTAGGTAGTATCGGTCTGACGATCACACTGGCTGCCACCATGTATTATACACGAAACATCAATTGGTATGCCACCAAAGAAAATGTGGCAGAATTATCTTAA
- a CDS encoding sensor histidine kinase, whose protein sequence is MSKPNKAQLRKDIIESLLIFLLGFCLEVFVFCQCWSPWDNALIQGSYSGFSWLLLWKGSVYLVSLLDRWVDWLRFPLRRLIATAIGVTLLVTAATFINHFIFQYAIYRTPLPDIFARYSFSWVSNVLWVTYGINIIMHGRGFLMNWKQAAIDIERMKTEQVASQYESLKNQVNPHFLFNSLNALSSLVYDDQKAAVQFIRKLSEVYRYVLDKKDQEVVPVKDEMAFVESYIYLQKIRFGDNLQLSIEGEQSAGFVPPLAIQVLVENAIKHNVVSSAKPLEIKIAYKRADIEVSNVINLKKTKDSTGTGLENLKARYAYLSNVPVDISDKEGVFKVLLPVLNLKP, encoded by the coding sequence ATGAGTAAGCCCAACAAAGCCCAACTTCGAAAAGACATCATCGAATCTTTGCTGATTTTTCTTCTGGGATTTTGCCTGGAGGTTTTTGTTTTTTGTCAGTGTTGGAGTCCCTGGGACAATGCCCTGATTCAAGGGAGTTATTCAGGTTTTTCCTGGCTTTTGCTATGGAAGGGTAGTGTATATCTGGTGAGCTTGCTCGATCGTTGGGTGGACTGGCTTCGGTTTCCATTGAGAAGATTAATTGCAACAGCCATAGGAGTGACGCTTTTAGTAACCGCGGCTACTTTTATCAACCATTTCATTTTCCAGTATGCTATTTATAGGACCCCACTCCCTGATATCTTCGCCAGGTATTCCTTTTCTTGGGTGAGCAACGTTTTATGGGTCACCTATGGTATCAATATCATTATGCATGGAAGAGGGTTTCTGATGAATTGGAAGCAGGCTGCGATTGATATTGAACGAATGAAAACAGAGCAGGTGGCTTCCCAATATGAGAGCCTGAAAAATCAAGTGAATCCTCATTTTTTGTTCAATAGCCTCAATGCTTTGAGTTCGTTGGTCTACGATGATCAAAAAGCAGCAGTTCAATTCATTCGTAAACTTTCTGAAGTCTATCGATATGTGTTGGACAAGAAAGATCAGGAGGTGGTGCCGGTAAAGGATGAGATGGCCTTTGTCGAGTCCTATATCTATCTACAAAAAATTCGTTTTGGTGATAACCTACAATTGAGCATAGAAGGAGAGCAGTCTGCGGGGTTTGTTCCGCCTCTGGCAATCCAGGTATTGGTAGAAAATGCCATCAAACACAATGTGGTTTCTTCGGCCAAGCCACTTGAGATCAAAATAGCCTATAAACGAGCAGACATAGAAGTCAGCAATGTCATTAACCTGAAAAAAACTAAAGATTCGACCGGTACGGGTTTGGAAAACCTGAAGGCGAGATATGCCTATTTATCGAATGTTCCTGTGGATATTTCTGATAAGGAAGGAGTGTTCAAAGTCTTGTTACCTGTCTTAAATTTGAAACCATGA
- a CDS encoding LytTR family DNA-binding domain-containing protein, translated as MRYIIIEDEQIAANRLKKLVTEIRPNYEFVMSLDSVEGATISLPVLKFDLIFMDIQLADGLSFEIFDQIPLKKPVIFTTAYDQYAIKAFKTNGVDYLLKPIDPGELEDAIAKFESQVVATSQQDYQSDLKKILKTLSGGVETKQEVEFKKRFVVKIGDHIKTIAIEEINLFYSQDKTTFILTKEGRNFIIDFPLDRLVELVDPKQFFRISRKFIICLDAIDDMLSFSNSRLKLVVKHYDDENIIVARERVQEFKQWLDQ; from the coding sequence ATGAGATACATCATCATCGAAGACGAACAGATCGCCGCCAACCGATTGAAGAAGCTGGTGACCGAGATCCGGCCCAATTATGAATTTGTTATGTCCCTCGATTCTGTAGAGGGTGCAACCATTTCATTGCCCGTGTTAAAGTTCGACCTGATCTTCATGGACATTCAGCTTGCGGATGGTTTGTCTTTTGAGATCTTCGATCAGATCCCGCTGAAGAAACCTGTAATCTTTACTACTGCCTATGATCAGTATGCGATCAAAGCATTCAAGACCAATGGGGTGGACTATTTATTGAAGCCAATCGATCCCGGAGAATTGGAAGATGCGATTGCCAAATTTGAAAGTCAGGTTGTGGCCACTTCTCAGCAGGATTACCAAAGTGACCTTAAAAAGATATTGAAGACGCTCAGTGGCGGGGTAGAGACCAAACAAGAAGTTGAGTTCAAGAAGCGATTTGTGGTCAAGATCGGAGACCACATCAAGACCATCGCGATCGAAGAGATCAACCTTTTTTATAGCCAGGACAAGACCACTTTCATATTAACCAAAGAAGGCAGAAACTTTATCATAGATTTTCCTTTAGATCGCCTGGTAGAGTTGGTGGACCCAAAACAATTTTTCAGGATTTCCCGAAAATTCATCATTTGCCTGGACGCCATTGATGACATGTTGTCTTTCTCCAATTCGAGATTAAAGTTGGTGGTTAAACACTATGATGACGAAAATATTATTGTGGCGAGAGAGCGTGTACAGGAGTTCAAGCAATGGCTGGATCAGTAA
- a CDS encoding acyl-CoA dehydrogenase family protein, giving the protein MEAIAAKEALKGGEFLVKETEAEDIFIPEEFTEEQKMMAAATMDFVNMEINPHVEVMDDQNANPDFMPKVMEKAGELGLLGINIPEQYGGLGMSFNTGMLIADVIAPSGSFSTAYGAHTGIGTLPILYYGNEEQKQKYLPLLASGEWKASYCLTEPDSGSDANSGKTKAVLTEDGKHYLITGQKMWITNAGFADLFIVFAKIEDDKNLTAFIVEKTYGGITMNDEERKLGIKGSSTRQVFFNDCKVPVENMLSERQNGFKIAVNILNIGRIKLGCGVIGACKDVANLSTNYANERKQFGVSISSFGAVKQKLAEMAARTYAVESTSYRAGQNVEDKIDALIAEGMTPEQAKLKGVEQFAIECAIIKVHGSEELAWMVDEGVQVYGGMGFSEEAPMARAFRDARIARIYEGTNEINRMLLVGMILKRAMKGELDLLEPAMAVGKELTSVPSFETPDYSTPLAEEMAVVKSLKKAVLMVAGKAAQTFGPKLNDEQEILLNIADMVIEVYAAESTILRTQKLISKTGEGANELYTDMARLYLDRAVRNIKNAGDEAVACFTTSDELKVMLMGMKRFTKAAPVNTRDLRQRIADVMIEKNGFPYALYN; this is encoded by the coding sequence ATGGAAGCAATTGCAGCGAAAGAAGCCCTGAAAGGAGGAGAATTCCTCGTCAAAGAAACAGAAGCAGAAGACATCTTCATCCCTGAAGAATTTACCGAAGAACAAAAAATGATGGCAGCTGCCACCATGGATTTTGTCAACATGGAAATCAACCCTCATGTTGAAGTAATGGACGACCAGAACGCCAATCCCGATTTCATGCCAAAGGTGATGGAAAAAGCCGGGGAACTTGGTTTGCTGGGCATCAACATTCCTGAACAATACGGTGGGCTGGGAATGAGCTTCAACACAGGGATGCTTATTGCAGACGTAATTGCTCCCTCTGGAAGTTTTTCAACGGCATATGGCGCACATACAGGAATTGGCACACTTCCTATCCTTTATTATGGTAATGAAGAGCAGAAACAAAAATACCTTCCCCTTCTTGCTTCAGGTGAATGGAAAGCTTCTTACTGCCTGACTGAGCCTGATTCAGGTTCTGATGCAAACAGTGGAAAAACGAAAGCTGTGCTTACCGAAGATGGCAAACACTATCTGATCACTGGTCAGAAAATGTGGATCACCAATGCTGGCTTTGCCGATCTATTCATTGTATTCGCCAAAATTGAGGATGATAAAAACCTCACTGCATTCATCGTTGAGAAAACTTATGGTGGCATCACCATGAACGATGAAGAGCGCAAATTGGGAATCAAAGGTTCCTCTACACGTCAGGTATTCTTCAACGATTGTAAAGTACCAGTAGAGAACATGCTTTCTGAGCGTCAAAATGGATTCAAAATTGCAGTAAACATCCTGAACATCGGACGGATCAAATTGGGATGTGGAGTGATTGGTGCTTGTAAAGATGTGGCTAACCTGTCTACCAACTACGCCAATGAAAGAAAGCAGTTTGGTGTATCCATCTCTAGCTTCGGTGCAGTGAAACAGAAATTGGCAGAAATGGCTGCTCGTACTTACGCGGTAGAATCTACGTCTTACCGAGCGGGTCAAAATGTAGAAGATAAAATTGATGCACTAATCGCTGAAGGCATGACCCCCGAGCAAGCCAAACTTAAAGGTGTAGAACAGTTTGCGATTGAGTGTGCGATTATCAAAGTTCATGGATCAGAAGAGCTGGCATGGATGGTAGATGAAGGTGTCCAGGTATATGGTGGCATGGGATTCTCTGAAGAGGCTCCTATGGCGAGAGCGTTCAGAGATGCACGTATCGCGCGCATCTATGAAGGAACCAACGAGATTAACCGCATGCTTTTGGTAGGCATGATCCTGAAAAGAGCGATGAAAGGTGAATTAGACCTGTTAGAGCCTGCAATGGCTGTAGGTAAAGAATTGACCTCCGTTCCTTCTTTCGAAACACCAGACTACTCTACTCCTCTGGCCGAGGAAATGGCGGTAGTAAAATCCCTAAAGAAAGCGGTCTTGATGGTGGCAGGAAAAGCAGCTCAGACTTTCGGACCTAAATTGAACGATGAACAAGAGATCTTGTTGAACATCGCTGATATGGTGATAGAAGTTTATGCGGCAGAATCTACCATTCTTAGAACCCAAAAATTAATTTCTAAAACCGGAGAGGGCGCTAACGAGTTATACACTGACATGGCGCGCCTGTACCTGGATCGAGCTGTACGCAATATCAAGAATGCAGGCGATGAAGCAGTTGCTTGTTTCACGACTAGCGATGAGCTTAAAGTAATGTTGATGGGCATGAAGCGCTTCACGAAAGCTGCACCTGTCAACACCAGAGACTTGCGTCAGCGCATTGCGGATGTGATGATCGAGAAAAACGGATTCCCATACGCATTGTACAATTAA
- a CDS encoding copper homeostasis protein CutC produces MKEFIREACVEGFDQALKAQLLGADRIELCARLDLDGLTPNKETIVQAVSQLTIPIRVMVRLRGGDFHYSSEEIKQMLETIRFCRTLGVEGVVFGTLNHENEVDLALTNQLVEAAGSLKTVFHRAIESTSDIARSVDLLNKETDISAILVSGTGGGKASDHVPELQDLIHCFGERELVVCGKVTDQNVEQLHQEIGAKAYHGKLIVGNLI; encoded by the coding sequence ATGAAGGAGTTCATTCGAGAAGCCTGTGTCGAAGGGTTCGATCAGGCGCTGAAAGCCCAACTATTGGGTGCGGATCGTATCGAACTCTGTGCCCGACTGGACCTGGATGGACTTACTCCGAATAAAGAAACGATTGTACAGGCGGTTAGCCAGTTGACGATCCCGATCAGGGTCATGGTGCGTTTGCGAGGAGGTGATTTCCACTATTCCAGTGAAGAAATAAAACAAATGCTGGAGACCATCAGGTTTTGTAGGACGCTTGGAGTCGAAGGAGTGGTATTCGGTACGTTGAATCATGAAAATGAAGTGGACCTGGCACTGACCAATCAATTGGTGGAAGCTGCAGGCTCTCTAAAGACTGTTTTTCATCGCGCAATAGAATCAACTTCCGATATTGCCAGATCGGTTGATTTATTGAATAAGGAGACAGACATCTCTGCGATACTGGTTTCCGGAACAGGTGGCGGAAAAGCGAGTGATCATGTTCCTGAGTTGCAGGATTTAATTCATTGTTTTGGTGAACGAGAATTGGTGGTTTGTGGGAAGGTAACGGATCAGAATGTCGAGCAATTGCATCAGGAAATTGGGGCAAAGGCCTATCATGGGAAGTTGATTGTAGGGAACCTTATATAG
- a CDS encoding N(4)-(beta-N-acetylglucosaminyl)-L-asparaginase yields MKRRTLFKASLGLGLGSVAGSTLNACAPEVDEGALVISTWEHGQQANEEAWKLLSKGGDALTAAEKGVRVVESDPNVRTVGIGGFPDREGKVTLDACIMDGQTGLCGSVAFLQDIENPISVARMVMEKTPHVMLVGAGAKQFALENGFEEKDLLTDASKRDYENWLKTSEYKPVINIENHDTIGLLTRDANGNLAGACTTSGAAYKMHGRVGDSPLIAAGLFVDNEIGAATATGLGEVVIRSAGCAMVVEAMRHGMSPQEACEEIVDRISKKEKSVKDLQVGFIAINKAGEIGAYSLHGGFNYAVKSDSQDALIDAVSRY; encoded by the coding sequence ATGAAAAGAAGAACACTGTTCAAAGCATCGCTGGGATTAGGTCTCGGGAGCGTTGCGGGAAGTACATTAAATGCTTGTGCGCCGGAAGTTGACGAAGGAGCACTGGTGATATCCACCTGGGAGCATGGACAGCAAGCCAATGAGGAAGCATGGAAGTTGCTTTCAAAAGGAGGGGATGCTCTGACCGCTGCAGAGAAGGGTGTTCGAGTCGTGGAGTCTGACCCTAATGTAAGAACCGTGGGTATTGGGGGGTTCCCGGACCGGGAAGGTAAAGTGACCTTGGATGCATGCATCATGGATGGACAGACGGGATTGTGTGGTTCGGTGGCTTTTTTACAAGACATAGAAAATCCCATTTCTGTGGCCAGAATGGTGATGGAAAAAACACCTCATGTCATGTTAGTGGGAGCCGGAGCCAAGCAATTTGCACTTGAGAATGGCTTTGAAGAAAAAGACCTGCTTACCGACGCTTCCAAAAGGGATTATGAGAATTGGCTGAAGACTTCCGAATACAAACCCGTCATCAACATAGAAAATCACGATACCATTGGTTTATTGACCCGGGACGCCAACGGCAATTTGGCTGGTGCCTGTACTACCAGTGGAGCTGCTTATAAAATGCATGGTCGGGTAGGAGATAGCCCATTAATTGCTGCCGGTTTATTCGTTGATAATGAAATCGGAGCAGCCACTGCGACGGGTTTAGGAGAGGTAGTGATCCGTTCGGCGGGATGTGCGATGGTGGTAGAAGCCATGCGGCATGGTATGTCACCACAAGAGGCTTGTGAAGAAATTGTAGATCGTATTTCTAAAAAAGAAAAGTCAGTCAAAGACCTGCAGGTTGGTTTTATTGCGATCAATAAAGCAGGAGAAATCGGTGCATATAGCTTACATGGTGGATTTAACTACGCTGTAAAATCAGATTCCCAGGATGCATTGATTGACGCAGTTTCGAGGTATTAA